A single region of the Ignavibacteria bacterium genome encodes:
- a CDS encoding NifU family protein, translated as MNNELNLENIEKVLAEIRPHLQIDGGDVEAVSIENNSIVKVRLLGACNSCPLNLMTLRAGIERMLMIRFPEIVRIESVP; from the coding sequence ATGAATAACGAACTCAACTTAGAAAATATAGAGAAAGTTCTTGCCGAAATTCGTCCTCACCTTCAGATTGACGGCGGCGACGTAGAAGCAGTTAGCATTGAAAACAATTCTATCGTTAAAGTCAGACTCTTAGGTGCCTGTAATTCTTGTCCGTTAAACCTTATGACATTGAGGGCGGGTATTGAAAGAATGTTGATGATTAGATTTCCTGAAATTGTCAGGATTGAATCAGTACCCTGA